Proteins encoded by one window of Conger conger chromosome 1, fConCon1.1, whole genome shotgun sequence:
- the ceacam1 gene encoding carcinoembryonic antigen-related cell adhesion molecule 1 codes for MSWEWWELNDSAGVSRSPGLYGVVSTDIRPSINPAPVGENVTFHISPLMQLKSGVWSFGSKTLVVWIGLEEQAADSRASVNTTTGVLTLRSVTVGDSGLYKLQSLDPQFLAEASLTVLEPVSSVAVRANATDLVEFNDTVSLTCSASGTSLSRRWVDGSSDITASGRVHLSDDNMTLTISGVLRTDGGPIFCTVSNAISNGTSPPVFLNISYGPDELEISESPSKTVHRAGSDIVLSCRAQSKPAAAYLWAFEGTLLEPRGPELRLSDAQQNQSGNYTCWAHNSVTLRFSSTSTQIKILDPITDVNISITALPPIQNELFTLRCEVTGPVDSIQWLRDGRPLSADNRTVFSADNSSLTFTPVLRSDDGSYQCEAYNAVSNGTSPGHQLLVNYGPEQPVITGPDFAETGTNVTFTCSASSQPPSQYTWLFKGTAVGGSVYMKGPLTLADQGAYTCEAYNPVTGRNSTAVTELTVIAPITSVLVKSSGGLPIDDKKFTLVCEINGQANSIQWLRDGRPLSADNRTVFSADNSSLTFTPVLRSDDGIYQCEAYNAVTNGTSPGYQLLVNCEYSESTVYGPEQPVITGPDSVITGSQVTFTCSASSQPPPQYSWYFNGTQVANGSVYVTAPLTLASLRAYTCEAFNPVTGRNSTAVTELTVIAPITSVLVNASGGLPIDDKKFTLVCEINGQANSIQWLRDGRPLSADNRTVFSADNSSLTFTPVLRSDDGSYQCEAYNAVSNGTSPGHQLLVNYGPEQPVITGPDTAKTGSSVTFACSAKSQPPSQYSWYFNDRQVAQGPVYVTAPLTSANQGAYTCEAFNPVTGRNSTAVTELTVIAPITSVLVNSSGGLPIDDKKFTLVCEVNGQANSIQWLRDGRPLSADNRTVFSADNRLVTFTPVLRSDEGIYQCEAYNAVSNGTSPGHQLLVNYGPERPVITGLNLAPAGAKVTFTCSASSQPPPQYSWYFNGTQVANGSVYVTAPLTLASLRAYTCEAFNPVTGRNSTAVTELTVIAPITSVLVNASGGLPVDDKTFTLVCEVNGQANSIQWLREGQPLTADNRTVFSADNSSLTFTPVLRSDEGIYQCEAYNAVSIGTSFGYILLVNYGPEQLGISGPDSAKTGSQVTFICNAMSRPPSQYSWYFNGTQVANGSVYVTAPLTLANQGMYTCEAFNAITGKKSSAETDLKVESSAMLSKGSLLLAVLGVSLLQLTNWLSC; via the exons ATGAG TTGGGAATGGTGGGAGCTTaatgacagtgctggtgtttCTCGTTCTCCAGGTCTCTATGGTGTGGTAAGCACGGATATCAGGCCCTCCATAAACCCCGCCCCCGTGGGAGAGAATGTGACCTTCCACATCTCCCCCCTGATGCAATTAAAGTCTGGGGTGTGGAGTTTTGGATCGAAAACGTTGGTGGTGTGGATTGGACTTGAAGAACAGGCCGCTGACAGCAGAGCCTCTGTAAACACCACCACTGGGGTTCTCACCCTGAGATCTGTGACCGTTGGTGACTCGGGTCTCTACAAGTTACAATCCCTTGACCCTCAATTTCTGGCCGAGGCAAGCCTGACTGTTCTTG AGCCAGTCTCCAGTGTGGCAGTGAGGGCCAATGCAACTGACTTAGTGGAGTTCAATGACACTGTCAGTCTTACATGCTCCGCCTCTGGAACCTCCCTCTCCCGGAGGTGGGTCGATGGCAGTTCTGACATCACGGCCAGTGGGCGTGTTCATCTGAGTGATGACAACATGACTCTCACCATATCCGGAGTACTGAGGACTGACGGTGGACCTATATTCTGCACTGTGTCCAATGCCATCAGCAATGGCACCAGTCCGCCAGTCTTCCTCAACATCAGCT ATGGCCCTGATGAGTTGGAAATATCTGAGAGCCCGTCGAAGACAGTCCACAGGGCGGGGTCAGATATTGTCCTGTCCTGCCGTGCCCAGTCAAAGCCTGCAGCCGCCTATCTGTGGGCCTTTGAGGGAACACTGCTGGAACCCAGAGGGCCAGAGCTCAGGCTGAGCGATGCCCAACAGAATCAGAGTGGGAACTACACTTGCTGGGCCCACAACAGCGTCACCCTCAGGTTCTCCAGCACCTCCACACAGATAAAGATTTTAG ACCCAATAACAGATGTCAACATAAGCATCACTGCATTGCCACCAATACAGAATGAGCTTTTCACCCTGAGGTGTGAGGTGACTGGTCCTGTCGACTCCATTCAGTGGCTGAGGGATGGTCGGCCCCTATCAGCAGATAACAGAACAGTGTTCTCTGCAGACAACAGCTCGCTAACTTTCACCCCAGTCCTGCGCTCTGATGATGGAAGCTATCAATGTGAGGCTTATAATGCAGTGAGCAATGGAACCAGCCCTGGACACCAACTGCTGGTCAACT ATGGACCAGAGCAGCCAGTCATCACTGGACCAGACTTTGCAGAAACAGGAACAAACGTGACCTTCACCTGCAGTGCCTCGTCTCAGCCACCCTCTCAGTACACATGGCTATTTAAGGGCACGGCCGTAGGAGGCTCTGTGTATATGAAAGGCCCACTGACGTTAGCCGATCAGGGAGCGTATACCTGTGAGGCCTACAACCCCGTAACTGGGAGGAACAGCACTGCTGTGACAGAGCTCACTGTCATTG CTCCAATAACCAGTGTTCTGGTAAAATCCAGTGGAGGACTGCCCATAGATGATAAGAAATTCACTCTTGTGTGTGAAATCAATGGACAAGCAAACTCCATTCAGTGGCTGAGGGATGGTCGGCCCCTATCAGCAGATAACAGAACAGTGTTCTCTGCAGACAACAGCTCGCTAACTTTCACCCCAGTCCTGCGCTCTGATGATGGAATCTATCAATGTGAGGCTTATAATGCAGTGACTAATGGAACCAGCCCTGGATACCAACTGCTGGTCAACTGTGAGTATTCGGAGAGCactgtct ATGGACCAGAGCAGCCAGTTATCACTGGACCTGACTCAGTAATAACAGGATCACAGGTGACATTCACCTGCAGTGCCTCGTCTCAGCCACCCCCACAGTACAGCTGGTACTTCAATGGCACACAGGTCGCTAATGGCTCTGTGTATGTGACCGCCCCGCTGACTTTAGCCAGTCTGAGAGCGTATACCTGTGAGGCCTTCAACCCCGTAACTGGGAGGAACAGCACTGCTGTGACAGAGCTCACTGTCATTG CTCCAATAACCAGTGTTCTGGTGAATGCCAGTGGGGGATTGCCTATAGATGATAAGAAATTCACTCTTGTGTGTGAAATCAATGGACAAGCAAACTCCATTCAGTGGCTGAGGGATGGTCGGCCCCTATCAGCAGATAACAGAACAGTGTTCTCTGCAGACAACAGCTCGCTAACTTTCACCCCAGTCCTGCGCTCTGATGATGGAAGCTATCAATGTGAGGCTTATAATGCAGTGAGCAATGGAACCAGCCCTGGACACCAACTGCTGGTCAACT ATGGACCAGAGCAGCCAGTCATCACTGGACCAGACACAGCAAAAACAGGATCAAGTGTGACCTTTGCCTGCAGCGCCAAGTCTCAGCCACCCAGTCAGTACAGCTGGTACTTCAATGACAGACAGGTCGCACAGGGCCCTGTGTATGTGACCGCCCCACTcacttcagccaatcagggagCGTATACCTGTGAGGCCTTCAACCCCGTAACTGGGAGGAACAGCACTGCTGTGACAGAGCTCACTGTCATTG CACCAATTACCAGTGTTCTGGTAAATTCTAGTGGAGGACTGCCCATAGATGATAAGAAATTCACTCTCGTGTGTGAAGTCAATGGACAAGCAAACTCCATTCAGTGGCTGAGGGATGGTCGGCCCCTATCAGCAGATAACAGAACAGTGTTCTCTGCAGACAACCGCTTGGTTACTTTCACTCCAGTCCTGCGCTCTGATGAGGGAATCTATCAATGTGAGGCTTATAATGCAGTGAGCAATGGAACCAGCCCTGGACACCAACTTCTGGTCAACT ACGGACCAGAGCGGCCAGTCATCACAGGACTGAACTTAGCACCAGCAGGAGCAAAGGTGACCTTCACCTGCAGTGCCTCGTCTCAGCCACCCCCACAGTACAGCTGGTACTTCAATGGGACACAGGTCGCTAATGGCTCTGTGTATGTGACCGCCCCGCTGACTTTAGCCAGTCTGAGAGCGTATACCTGTGAGGCCTTCAACCCCGTAACTGGGAGGAACAGCACTGCTGTGACAGAGCTCACTGTCATTG CTCCAATAACCAGTGTTCTGGTGAATGCCAGTGGGGGATTGCCCGTAGATGATAAGACATTCACTCTTGTGTGTGAGGTCAATGGACAAGCAAACTCCATTCAATGGCTGAGGGAAGGTCAGCCCCTAACAGCAGATAACAGAACAGTGTTCTCTGCAGACAACAGCTCGCTAACTTTCACCCCAGTCCTGCGCTCTGATGAGGGAATCTATCAATGTGAGGCTTATAATGCAGTGAGCATTGGAACCAGCTTTGGATACATACTGCTAGTCAACT ATGGACCAGAGCAGCTAGGCATCAGTGGACCAGACTCAGCAAAAACAGGATCACAGGTGACCTTCATCTGCAATGCCATGTCACGGCCACCCAGTCAGTACAGCTGGTACTTCAATGGGACACAGGTCGCTAATGGCTCTGTGTATGTGACCGCCCCGCTGACTTTAGCCAATCAGGGAATGTATACCTGTGAGGCCTTCAACGCCATAACTGGGAAGAAGAGCTCAGCTGAGACTGACCTGAAAGTTG aatcctctgctATGCTGTCCAAAGGAAGCCTGCTCCTCGCAGTCCTGggtgtctctctcctgcagctgaCCAACTGGCTGTCGTGCTGA